The Lycium barbarum isolate Lr01 chromosome 10, ASM1917538v2, whole genome shotgun sequence genome includes a region encoding these proteins:
- the LOC132613734 gene encoding protein high chlorophyll fluorescent 107 — MSQFSFTSSSSSNFTLFYHSQNHNPSKFHVSIPFRTSQPSPSHPLLPPLCSREPSSSSPLLEEKPEISQSKPETPQSSSKFNPQDSDGVADEISTTKKSLEELLVVRRPVKEPYREDGDVKGEEMSKFEDSQERNDLLEEQPSSSSFPLDAGLKKFAKKMPIFEPNRLESGSGEKPLKVNLDLALYKAKILARKFQYADAEKILQQCIDVWPEDGRSYVALGKILSKQSKLNEARTVYEKGCQATQGENPYIWQCWAILENRMGNLRRARELFDAATVADKKHIAAWHGWAVLELKQGNIKKARNLLGKGLKFCGGNEYVYQTLALLEAKAKRYERARFLFKQATRCNRKSCASWLAWAQLEAQLENNRAARQLFEKAVQASPKNRFAWHVWGVFEGNLGNIDQGRKLLTIGHMVNPRDPVLLQSLALIEYKNSSANLARVLFRRASQLDPRHQPVWIAWGWMEWKEGNISTARELYQKALSINSITESAARCLQAWGVLEQRAGNLSAARRLFRSSLNINSQSYITWMTWANLEEDQGNSVRAEEIRNLYFQQRTEVVDDESWIMGFLDVIDPAIDSIKRLLNLDQNSYYKVKESTSNTIAGDETDGNTEESAGSSSGNINDNNIDTGSGFDLDDFIRVMLSLDPSKLDVQLQTSLKDPPKIARTTSGVWRPATKTSRTSTKL; from the exons ATGAGTCAATTTTCGTTTACCTCTTCTTCGAGCTCTAATTTCACTCTCTTCTATCATTCTCAGAACCACAATCCTTCAAAGTTTCATGTTTCCATCCCCTTTAGAACATCCCAACCATCGCCTTCACATCCTCTATTACCTCCCTTATGTTCCCGTGAGCCATCTTCCTCGTCACCACTTCTTGAAGAAAAGCCAGAAATATCACAATCTAAGCCAGAAACACCACAATCTTCTTCTAAGTTTAATCCCCAAGATAGTGATGGAGTTGCTGATGAGATCAGCACTACGAAGAAGTCTTTGGAAGAGTTACTTGTGGTTCGTAGGCCGGTGAAGGAGCCTTACAGGGAAGATGGTGATGTTAAAGGGGAAGAGATGAGTAAATTTGAGGATTCTCAAGAGAGAAATGATCTTTTGGAAGAGCAACCATCTTCCTCGTCATTTCCACTTGATGCTGGCCTTAAGAAATTTGCAAAAAAGATGCCAATTTTTGAGCCAAACAGGCTGGAATCTGGATCTGGAGAGAAGCCACTTAAAGTCAATTTAGACTTAGCTCTGTATAAGGCAAAGATTTTGGCTCGAAAGTTTCAGTACGCAGATGCAGAGAAAATTTTGCAACAG TGTATTGATGTCTGGCCTGAAGATGGGAGATCATACGTTGCTTTGGGAAAGATTTTGAGTAAGCAATCAAAACTAAACGAAGCCAGAACTGTTTATGAGAAAGGCTGCCAAGCAACACAAGGAGAAAATCCTTACATTTGGCAG TGCTGGGCTATTCTGGAAAATAGGATGGGTAATTTACGGAGAGCTAGAGAACTATTTGATGCTGCCACAGTTGCTGACAAGAAGCATATTGCAGCCTGGCACGGATGGGCAGTTTTAGagctaaagcaagggaatataaAGAAGGCAAGAAATCTTCTTGGCAAAGGCCTCAAGTTTTGTGGAGGTAATGAGTACGTATACCAAACTCTTGCACTCCTCGAAGCTAAAGCAAAACGATACGAAAGAGCACGTTTTTTGTTTAAGCAGGCGACAAGGTGTAACAGAAAAAGTTGTGCTAGTTGGCTG GCATGGGCTCAACTAGAGGCTCAATTAGAGAATAACCGTGCTGCTAGGCAGCTGTTTGAG AAAGCAGTTCAGGCCAGTCCGAAAAATAGGTTTGCGTGGCATGTGTGGGGAGTTTTTGAAGGTAATCTCGGAAATATTGACCAAGGACGGAAACTTCTGACAATTGGCCACATGGTGAATCCTAGAGATCCTGTTCTCCTCCAATCACTTGCTTTGATAGAATACAAGAACTCCAGTGCAAACCTCGCACGAGTTTTATTCCGGAGGGCATCTCAACTGGATCCAAGACATCAACCAGTGTGGATT GCTTGGGGTTGGATGGAGTGGAAAGAAGGAAACATTTCCACTGCTCGGGAACTATACCAAAAAGCTCTGTCGATCAATTCAATAACTGAAAGTGCTGCACGCTGTCTTCAG GCTTGGGGTGTTTTGGAGCAAAGAGCTGGAAATCTATCAGCTGCTCGAAGATTATTTAGATCGTCTCTGAACATAAACTCTCAGAGCTATATAACATGGATGACATGGGCAAATTTGGAGGAAGACCAAGGTAACTCCGTGCGTGCAGAGGAAATTCGTAACCTCTACTTTCAACAG CGTACTGAAGTTGTCGATGATGAGTCGTGGATTATGGGTTTCTTAGACGTCATTGACCCGGCGATTGATAGCATAAAGAGGCTCTTGAATTTAGATCAAAACTCTTATTACAAGGTAAAGGAGTCTACTTCTAATACTATTGCTGGAGACGAGACCGATGGGAACACAGAAGAATCAGCTGGCTCCTCCTCGGGTAACATCAATGACAATAACATAGATACAGGAAGCGGCTTTGATTTAGATGATTTTATCCGCGTAATGTTGTCTTTGGACCCTTCAAAACTGGACGTTCAGCTTCAAACATCTCTAAAGGACCCTCCAAAGATTGCCAGAACTACTAGTGGGGTGTGGCGACCAGCGACGAAAACTAGTAGGACATCAACAAAACTTTGA
- the LOC132614152 gene encoding protein-S-isoprenylcysteine O-methyltransferase A-like isoform X1, with the protein MRMNLVYNARIENLSSVIPFDVMSLFLNGTHINMQEMSFLKDIVIDSEAHFLVLIVQSSSIFSEIFGYTACRQLLQMLISIIFFHVSEYILALVIHGKSNVSLKSLLISKHYLLAMICSLIEYLIEIYFFPGLKEYWWISNLGLALVVLGEIIRKLAIVTAGRAFTHLIKVYHEEDHQLVTDGIYRFVRHPGYCGFFIWSVGTQIMLCNPISTVGFAVVVWKFFSSRIPYEEFFLKQFFGSDYEDYMRKVPSGIPLVK; encoded by the exons atgagGATGAACTTAGTCTATAATGCACGTATAGAAAATCTAAGTTCTGTCATCCCCTTTGATGTTATGTCTTTGTTCCTGAATGGTACTCATATAAATATGCAGGAAATGTCATTCTTAAAGGATATTGTCATTGATTCTGAGGCTCATTTTCTGGTGCTAATTGTACAGAGCTCGTCAATATTTTCAG AGATTTTTGGATATACAGCATGCAGACAATTATTGCAAATGCTCATTTCAATAATATTCTTCCACGTTTCCGAGTACATTCTGGCACTTGTCATTCATGGGAAGTCAAACGTATCTCTTAAGTCGCTTTTGATAAGTAAACATTATCTACTGGCAATGATTTGCTCGTTGATAGAGTACCTTATTGAAATTTATTTCTTTCCTGGCTTAAAGGAATATTGGTGGATAAGTAATTTGGGCCTTGCACTGGTTGTTCTTGGAGAAATCATAAGGAAGTTGGCCATTGTGACAGCAGGCCGAGCCTTCACTCATCTAATAAAAGTTTATCACGAGGAAGATCATCAATTGGTTACAGATGGGATCTATAGATTTGTCCGACATCCCGGTTATTGTGGTTTCTTCATCTGGTCTGTTGGTACTCAAATAATGCTTTGTAATCCAATATCAACCGTTGGATTTGCAGTGGTTGTGTGGAAATTTTTCTCGTCAAGGATACCTTACGAGGAATTTTTCCTCAAGCAGTTCTTTGGTTCTGACTACGAAGATTATATGAGAAAAGTTCCTTCTGGTATTCCACTTGTGAAGTGA
- the LOC132614152 gene encoding protein-S-isoprenylcysteine O-methyltransferase A-like isoform X2 has translation MSFLKDIVIDSEAHFLVLIVQSSSIFSEIFGYTACRQLLQMLISIIFFHVSEYILALVIHGKSNVSLKSLLISKHYLLAMICSLIEYLIEIYFFPGLKEYWWISNLGLALVVLGEIIRKLAIVTAGRAFTHLIKVYHEEDHQLVTDGIYRFVRHPGYCGFFIWSVGTQIMLCNPISTVGFAVVVWKFFSSRIPYEEFFLKQFFGSDYEDYMRKVPSGIPLVK, from the exons ATGTCATTCTTAAAGGATATTGTCATTGATTCTGAGGCTCATTTTCTGGTGCTAATTGTACAGAGCTCGTCAATATTTTCAG AGATTTTTGGATATACAGCATGCAGACAATTATTGCAAATGCTCATTTCAATAATATTCTTCCACGTTTCCGAGTACATTCTGGCACTTGTCATTCATGGGAAGTCAAACGTATCTCTTAAGTCGCTTTTGATAAGTAAACATTATCTACTGGCAATGATTTGCTCGTTGATAGAGTACCTTATTGAAATTTATTTCTTTCCTGGCTTAAAGGAATATTGGTGGATAAGTAATTTGGGCCTTGCACTGGTTGTTCTTGGAGAAATCATAAGGAAGTTGGCCATTGTGACAGCAGGCCGAGCCTTCACTCATCTAATAAAAGTTTATCACGAGGAAGATCATCAATTGGTTACAGATGGGATCTATAGATTTGTCCGACATCCCGGTTATTGTGGTTTCTTCATCTGGTCTGTTGGTACTCAAATAATGCTTTGTAATCCAATATCAACCGTTGGATTTGCAGTGGTTGTGTGGAAATTTTTCTCGTCAAGGATACCTTACGAGGAATTTTTCCTCAAGCAGTTCTTTGGTTCTGACTACGAAGATTATATGAGAAAAGTTCCTTCTGGTATTCCACTTGTGAAGTGA
- the LOC132614152 gene encoding protein-S-isoprenylcysteine O-methyltransferase A-like isoform X3 — MAEIFGYTACRQLLQMLISIIFFHVSEYILALVIHGKSNVSLKSLLISKHYLLAMICSLIEYLIEIYFFPGLKEYWWISNLGLALVVLGEIIRKLAIVTAGRAFTHLIKVYHEEDHQLVTDGIYRFVRHPGYCGFFIWSVGTQIMLCNPISTVGFAVVVWKFFSSRIPYEEFFLKQFFGSDYEDYMRKVPSGIPLVK, encoded by the coding sequence ATGGCAGAGATTTTTGGATATACAGCATGCAGACAATTATTGCAAATGCTCATTTCAATAATATTCTTCCACGTTTCCGAGTACATTCTGGCACTTGTCATTCATGGGAAGTCAAACGTATCTCTTAAGTCGCTTTTGATAAGTAAACATTATCTACTGGCAATGATTTGCTCGTTGATAGAGTACCTTATTGAAATTTATTTCTTTCCTGGCTTAAAGGAATATTGGTGGATAAGTAATTTGGGCCTTGCACTGGTTGTTCTTGGAGAAATCATAAGGAAGTTGGCCATTGTGACAGCAGGCCGAGCCTTCACTCATCTAATAAAAGTTTATCACGAGGAAGATCATCAATTGGTTACAGATGGGATCTATAGATTTGTCCGACATCCCGGTTATTGTGGTTTCTTCATCTGGTCTGTTGGTACTCAAATAATGCTTTGTAATCCAATATCAACCGTTGGATTTGCAGTGGTTGTGTGGAAATTTTTCTCGTCAAGGATACCTTACGAGGAATTTTTCCTCAAGCAGTTCTTTGGTTCTGACTACGAAGATTATATGAGAAAAGTTCCTTCTGGTATTCCACTTGTGAAGTGA
- the LOC132613401 gene encoding probable LRR receptor-like serine/threonine-protein kinase At3g47570, whose translation MDSALFSSNLLVNSSSSLLFFITSFVCLSMALCRGNDTDQQALLAFKGAINDPFGYTKTWNVSTHFCQWPGVTCGRKHIRVIKLNVPNQNLNGPLSPFIGNMSFLRSLYLSNNSFHGEIPSEIGRLRRLQRLNLGNNSFHGDIPSNLSRCSNLISLILGGNKLVGSLPLELGALSKLEYLLLTRNSLTGEIPSSFGNLTSLKGFYAPLNNLQGKVPDSLGQLKNLESIGLAANYLTGTIPFAIFNISSIRTFDVGMNQIQGTLPSSLGITLPNLELFIIGGNNVSGSIPSTLSNSSKLMYFLAGGNQLTGTVPSLENLNGLQQLTIPGNYLGTGKPDDLSFIASLTNASRFRILEIQFNSFGGILPASFRNLSTELQVVQLSYNRIRGNIPVEIGNFINLEEFQVRENLLTGTIPISFGKVNKLQILDLGQNRFSGIIPSPLGNLSVVSILLLHNNNLTGEIPASLGNCNYMIEIYVSQNNLLGEIPKELFALSSLVAVDISENHLDGFIPLEVGRMRNLEYLNVSVNNLTGKIPSTIGSCVRLEALDMKGNLFQGIIPPSFSSLRGLHVLDLSRNNLSGQVPKYLEGFKFQRLNLSFNDFEGVLPNEGVFKNASAISVIRNPKLCGGIPNIHLPECDIKRSKNFGLRFILKIVISVVFGILGLGMLVTLVYYFLLKKSRRVPVSSSIGESLINVSYQSLLQATNGFSEDNLIGAGSYGSVYKGTLDGGLVVAVKVLNLSRRGACKSFMAECEVLRNIRHRNLVKVLTACSGIDYQGNDFKALVYEFMVNGSLEDWLHPGPLDEDTSQVAETKRLNILQRLNIAIDVASAIDYLHHSCETPIVHCDLKPSNILLDNRLVGHIGDFGLAKFLQPTAQNSSISERSSSIVRGTIGYTAPEYGMGSELSTCGDVYSFGILLLEMFTGKRPTDGMFKDGLDLPSFAKHALLNGAMEVIDPSLICESNEDNKGESTSIYQNMEYLVSVLRVGVACSAYSGAERMNITETVSQLYSIREALLKSEQN comes from the exons ATGGATTCAGCATTGTTCTCCTCCAATCTTTTAGTAAATAGTAGTAGTTCTCTTCTATTCTTCATTacaagttttgtttgtttgtctATGGCATTGTGTCGTGGCAATGACACAGACCAACAAGCACTACTTGCATTCAAGGGAGCTATAAATGACCCTTTTGGATATACGAAAACATGGAACGTGTCCACACACTTTTGCCAGTGGCCTGGTGTCACTTGTGGACGTAAACACATCAGAGTTATTAAACTAAACGTCCCGAACCAAAACCTTAATGGTCCCTTGTCTCCCTTCATTGGCAACATGAGTTTCCTCAGGTCTCTATACCTGTCGAACAATAGCTTCCATGGTGAAATCCCCTCAGAGATTGGTCGTTTGAGAAGGCTACAACGATTGAATCTTGGTAACAACTCATTTCATGGGGATATTCCTTCAAATTTATCAAGGTGCTCAAATCTTATATCTCTTATCCTTGGAGGTAACAAGTTAGTAGGAAGTCTTCCTTTAGAGTTAGGCGCCTTGTCCAAACTCGAGTACTTGTTACTCACTCGAAACAGCTTGACAGGTGAAATCCCTTCTTCTTTTGGAAACTTAACATCATTGAAAGGATTCTATGCACCATTGAATAATCTTCAGGGGAAAGTCCCGGATTCACTTGGGCAGCTGAAGAACTTAGAAAGTATCGGATTAGCTGCGAACTATTTGACAGGTACTATCCCTTTTGCAATCTTCAATATATCTTCCATCCGAACATTTGATGTTGGAATGAACCAAATCCAAGGTACACTTCCTTCAAGTTTGGGAATCACCCTCCCGAATCTTGAATTATTCATCATCGGTGGAAACAATGTTTCTGGATCGATCCCATCTACATTGTCCAATTCATCAAAGCTAATGTATTTTCTTGCTGGAGGTAATCAACTTACAGGAACTGTACCAAGTCTTGAGAACCTGAATGGGCTTCAACAGTTAACAATTCCAGGGAATTATCTTGGAACAGGAAAACCAGATGATTTAAGTTTCATCGCCTCTCTGACTAATGCGTCTCGTTTCAGAATTTTGGAGATTCAGTTCAATAGTTTTGGAGGGATTCTGCCTGCATCCTTCAGAAATCTATCGACCGAGCTTCAGGTTGTGCAGTTGTCATACAACAGAATACGCGGTAAcataccggttgagattggaaatTTCATCAACCTGGAAGAATTTCAGGTGAGGGAAAACTTACTTACTGGTACCATTCCAATCAGTTTTGGGAAAGTTAATAAACTGCAGATTCTGGATTTGGGTCAGAATAGATTTTCAGGGATTATTCCATCACCTCTGGGAAATCTGAGTGTAGTAtcaatccttcttcttcacaataATAATCTCACAGGTGAGATACCAGCAAGTTTAGGAAATTGCAATTACATGATTGAAATATATGTTTCTCAAAATAACTTGTTAGGAGAGATACCTAAGGAACTCTTTGCTCTCTCTTCCTTAGTTGCTGTAGACATTTCTGAGAACCATCTAGATGGTTTTATTCCTCTTGAAGTTGGACGCATGAGAAATCTTGAATATCTTAATGTTTCCGTGAATAACTTGACGGGTAAAATCCCGAGTACCATTGGTAGCTGTGTGAGACTTGAAGCCTTAGACATGAAAGGAAACTTATTTCAAGGGATTATTCCTCCTTCTTTCAGTTCTTTGAGAGGTCTCCATGTTTTAGACCTTTCTAGGAATAATTTATCTGGCCAAGTACCAAAATACTTGGAGGGATTCAAGTTTCAACGCTTGAACTTATCGTTCAATGATTTCGAAGGAGTGTTACCAAATGAAGGCGTCTTTAAAAatgcaagtgcaatatcagtaatCAGAAATCCAAAACTTTGTGGAGGTATCCCTAACATACATCTTCCGGAATGTGACATCAAAAGATCGAAAAATTTTGGTTTGAGGTTTATCCTCAAGATTGTTATCTCCGTTGTCTTTGGTATACTAGGACTTGGTATGCTAGTCACTTTAGTATATTATTTCTTGTTAAAGAAATCGAGAAGGGTGCCTGTTTCAAGTTCAATCGGTGAGTCACTCATAAATGTATCTTACCAAAGTTTGCTTCAAGCTACTAATGGATTCTCCGAAGACAACTTGATTGGTGCTGGTAGCTATGGATCTGTTTATAAAGGAACTCTTGATGGAGGATTAGTTGTCGCGGTAAAAGTATTAAACCTCTCGCGACGTGGAGCTTGCAAAAGTTTTATGGCTGAATGTGAAGTCTTGAGAAACATAAGGCACCGGAATTTGGTCAAGGTTCTCACAGCTTGTTCAGGCATTGACTATCAAGGGAACGATTTCAAGGCATTGGTTTACGAGTTTATGGTTAATGGAAGCCTCGAAGACTGGTTGCATCCTGGTCCACTTGATGAAGATACAAGTCAGGTAGCTGAAACAAAAAGGTTGAATATTCTTCAAAGGCTTAACATTGCTATCGACGTTGCTTCTGCAATCGATTATCTACATCACAGCTGCGAGACTCCAATAGTTCATTGTGATCTCAAGCCAAGCAACATTCTTCTAGACAATCGGTTGGTCGGGCATATTGGTGATTTTGGTTTGGCGAAGTTCCTTCAGCCAACTGCACAAAATTCTTCCATTTCAGAAAGAAGCTCTAGTATTGTTAGAGGAACTATTGGTTACACTGCTCCAG AATATGGGATGGGTAGCGAGCTATCGACTTGTGGTGATGTGTACAGCTTCGGGATCCTCTTGCTAGAAATGTTCACAGGAAAAAGGCCTACAGATGGAATGTTTAAGGATGGTTTAGACCTTCCAAGTTTCGCTAAGCATGCATTGCTTAATGGAGCTATGGAAGTCATCGATCCGTCCCTTATTTGTGAAAGTAATGAAGACAATAAAGGTGAAAGCACAAGTATCTACCAGAATATGGAGTATCTGGTTTCTGTACTTCGAGTCGGGGTTGCTTGCTCTGCATATTCTGGAGCTGAAAGAATGAACATCACTGAAACTGTTTCCCAATTGTACTCTATCAGAGAAGCTCTTCTGAAATCAGAACAAAATTGA
- the LOC132615544 gene encoding pentatricopeptide repeat-containing protein At2g13600 yields MTTKDTFFFKKLITCHLFSLPNSTPFAKILESCINSKSQNIIQTVHCRILKTQFSSEVFINNKLIDTYGKCGMFKNAKKVFDKMPERNTFTWNAMINAYTSSRLYFEAEGLFYLMPEPDQCSWNLMVSSFAQCELFDSSIEYFAKMHKEDFVLNEFSYGSGLSACAGLRDLKMGTQIHASVVKSRYSDSVYMGSGLIDMYSKTGSVCCATKVFNGMCERNMVSWNSLISCYEQNGPVREALEIFVRMIDFGFKPDEKTFASVVSACASLCAIREGKEIHARIVKSDKLRDDLIICNALVDMYAKFGRIDEARWIFDKMPVRSVVSHTCLVSGYARVASVKTARSMFMGMIERNVVSWNALIAGYTQNGNNEEALNLFLMLKRESVWPTHYTFGNLLNACANLADLKLGRQAHTHILKHGFRFQNGPEPDVFVGNALIDMYMKCGSVDDGSCVFSKMLDRDWVSWNAVIVGYAQNGHAIEALETFNFMLVSGEKPDHVTMIGVLCACSHAGLVEEGRKYFYSMGTEYGLEPLKDHYTCMVDLLGKAGCLAEAKDLIESMPMSPDSVVWGSLLAACKIHREIELGKYVAEKLLEIDPTNSGPYVLLSNMFAEQGRWQDVKMVRKLMRQRGVVKQPGCSWIEIQSQVHVFMVKDKRHAKKKEIYRILNTLTKLMKLSGYVPDAGHFDADEEQAVLDFSSSEEFEEPVTAAIA; encoded by the coding sequence ATGACAACAAAAGACACATTTTTTTTCAAGAAACTCATCACATGTCATCTCTTTTCACTTCCAAATTCTACACCCTTTGCCAAGATTCTAGAATCTTGCATCAATTCAAAGTCCCAAAATATCATACAAACTGTCCATTGTCGAATTCTCAAAACCCAATTTAGTTCAGAGGTATTCATAAACAACAAGTTAATAGATACATATGGGAAATGTGGTATGTTCAAGAATGCTAAGaaggtgtttgataaaatgcctgAGAGAAATACCTTTACTTGGAATGCCATGATTAACGCATATACATCATCAAGATTGTATTTTGAGGCTGAGGGGTTGTTTTATTTAATGCCTGAACCTGATCAATGTTCATGGAACTTGATGGTTTCGAGTTTTGCTCAATGTGAATTGTTTGATTCGTCGATAGAGTATTTCGCGAAAATGCATAAAGAAGATTTTGTTTTGAATGAGTTTTCTTATGGTAGTGGTTTAAGTGCTTGTGCAGGGTTAAGGGACTTGAAAATGGGAACTCAAATTCATGCGTCGGTTGTTAAATCGAGATATTCGGATAGTGTTTACATGGGTTCTGGGCTTATTGACATGTACTCGAAAACAGGTAGTGTGTGTTGTGCAACAAAGGTGTTTAATGGGATGTGTGAGCGTAATATGGTGTCGTGGAATAGTTTAATTTCTTGTTATGAGCAAAACGGGCCTGTGAGGGAGGCGCTCGAGATATTTGTTAGGATGATCGACTTTGGTTTTAAACCAGATGAGAAGACCTTTGCGAGTGTAGTAAGTGCTTGTGCGAGTTTGTGTGCGATAAGAGAAGGTAAGGAAATCCATGCCCGAATTGTCAAGTCGGATAAGCTTAGAGATGATCTTATTATATGCAACGCATTGGTTGATATGTATGCAAAGTTTGGGAGAATTGATGAAGCTAGATGGATTTTTGATAAAATGCCAGTCAGAAGCGTGGTGTCACATACTTGTTTAGTAAGTGGTTATGCGAGAGTTGCAAGTGTGAAGACTGCGAGATCCATGTTTATGGGGATGATTGAAAGAAATGTCGTGTCTTGGAATGCTCTTATTGCTGGATATACACAGAATGGGAATAACGAAGAGGCATTAAATCTCTTTCTTATGCTAAAAAGAGAATCGGTTTGGCCAACTCATTATACGTTTGGGAACCTCCTCAATGCATGTGCAAATTTAGCTGATCTGAAGCTTGGTAGGCAGGCTCATACACATATTTTGAAACATGGATTTCGTTTCCAGAATGGACCCGAGCCTGATGTTTTCGTGGGGAACGCTCTTATAGACATGTATATGAAATGTGGATCAGTTGATGATGGTAGCTGTGTATTCTCAAAAATGCTCGACAGAGATTGGGTTTCATGGAATGCCGTAATAGTTGGATATGCACAAAATGGGCATGCTATTGAAGCTCTTGAAACTTTTAACTTTATGTTAGTATCTGGAGAGAAGCCAGATCATGTGACTATGATTGGAGTTCTATGTGCGTGTAGTCATGCAGGATTGGTTGAGGAGGGTCGTAAATATTTCTATTCCATGGGCACAGAGTATGGGTTGGAACCGTTGAAGGACCATTATACGTGCATGGTTGATTTGCTTGGCAAGGCTGGTTGCTTAGCAGAGGCGAAGGATTTGATTGAATCCATGCCGATGTCTCCTGATAGTGTTGTATGGGGTTCTTTGCTCGCTGCATGTAAAATTCACAGGGAAATCGAGTTGGGAAAGTATGTGGCGGAGAAGCTTTTGGAGATTGATCCTACAAATTCTGGCCCTTATGTTCTTCTATCAAACATGTTTGCTGAACAAGGAAGATGGCAAGATGTCAAAATGGTCAGAAAGCTTATGCGACAGCGAGGCGTTGTTAAACAGCCGGGTTGCAGTTGGATTGAAATACAAAGCCAGGTTCATGTTTTCATGGTAAAAGATAAGAGGCATGCAAAGAAAAAAGAGATATATCGGATATTGAATACACTAACTAAATTGATGAAGCTCTCTGGCTATGTCCCGGATGCTGGTCATTTTGATGCTGATGAGGAGCAAGCCGTGTTGGATTTTTCCTCATCTGAAGAGTTTGAAGAACCTGTAACAGCTGCCATCGCATGA
- the LOC132614500 gene encoding LOW QUALITY PROTEIN: FAD synthetase 1, chloroplastic-like (The sequence of the model RefSeq protein was modified relative to this genomic sequence to represent the inferred CDS: deleted 2 bases in 1 codon): MLGGSRSILRDSNNFYQFTTVSPLTSNSSFKNFKIRLRNKNNNISSCLSNKVGSDFGVNCVQPKSSDTQSSLLSQTLSQSGTDEEPPSERLPILAGGIVALGKFDALHIGHRELAIQAAKRGIPFLLSFVGMAEVLGWEPRAPIVAECDRKRILSSWAPYCDNVIPRELQIDFSKVRNLTPRQFVEKLSKELGVRGVVAGENYRFGYRAAGNASDLVELCEEYGLEAYIINSVMDKNQISGALNSRYGKEIGQVSSTRVRYALDKGDMKYVSELLGRNHRLVLMMEDQENFTSERNRLSAPKSCLLNLAPKEGLYENCSVLIDKNHIPCRVIVDTTDIHLECYEVANFSCVTSRDLKILGIDFGSPELDGVQIL; the protein is encoded by the exons ATGTTGGGTGGGTCTCGCTCTATATTAAGAGACTCTAATAATTTTTACCAATTCACTACTGTTTCTCCACTTACCTCTAATTCTTCATTCAAGAATTTCAAAATCAGATTGAGAAACAAGAATAACAATATCAGTTCTTGTTTGAGCAATAAAGTTGGTAGTGATTTTGGGGTTAATTGTGTACAACCCAAATCTTCAGATACCCAAAGTTCTTTACTTTCTCAAActttgag CCAATCTGGAACAGATGAGGAGCCTCCATCAGAAAGATTGCCCATTCTTGCAG GTGGGATAGTAGCTCTGGGGAAGTTTGATGCTCTCCATATTGGTCATCGTGAGCTTGCAATTCAGGCAGCAAAGAGAGGAATTCCGTTTCTTCTTTCATTTGTTGGAATGGCGGAAGTACTTGGATGGGAACCGAG GGCTCCCATAGTTGCTGAATGTGATCGCAAAAGGATTCTTTCATCATGGGCTCCTTACTGCGATAATGTAATCCCCAGGGAACTCCAGATAGATTTTTCCAAAGTTCGAAATCTTACGCCTCGTCAGTTTGTGGAGAAGCTGTCCAAAGAGCTGGGAGTACGAGGAGTTGTTGCTG GCGAGAATTATCGTTTTGGATATAGAGCTGCTGGTAATGCATCAGACCTTGTGGAGCTCTGTGAAGAGTATGGATTAGAAGCTTATATAATCAATTCTGTCATGGACAAGAATCAAATTTCTGGAGCCTTAAACTCTCGTTACGGAAAGGAGATAGGGCAAGTATCATCTACTCGTGTTAGGTATGCCCTTGACAAGGGAGACATGAAATATGTGTCAGAGCTGTTAGGTCGCAACCATCGTCTAGTTTTAATGATGGAAGACCAAGAAAATTTTACTAGTGAGAGAAATAGGCTGTCAGCTCCAAAGTCTTGTTTGTTGAATCTTGCACCCAAGGAAGGTCTTTATGAGAATTGTTCAGTTTTGATTGACAAGAATCATATACCCTGCAGAGTAATAGTTGATACAACAGATATTCATTTGGAATGCTATGAGGTAGCTAATTTTTCCTGTGTTACTTCtcgagacttaaagatattgggTATTGACTTTGGTAGTCCT GAGTTAGATGGAGttcaaattttgtaa